A single region of the Lotus japonicus ecotype B-129 chromosome 4, LjGifu_v1.2 genome encodes:
- the LOC130715095 gene encoding probable N-acetyltransferase HLS1-like gives MESKFLIREYDVNRDVKVVGKLERDCEIGSTQQGISIFTNMMGDPLSRIKFYPLHVMLVAELLENGELVGVVGGCIKSVQTTPASGSLLKMGCILGLRVSPTQRRKGVALKLVNSVEEWMLRNGAEHAFLATEKNNEASKNLFTNKCNYHHLSSLVIFVHPISFPPKHHISNNDIKIEKLNIDQAISLYRRIMRAKELYPLDMEVILKEKLTLGTWVSYYKNEGWLNLERKLESEERIGNEITNSSWIVFSIWNTCEAYKLQLKSQPLRFLLNHAKDKIFPCLRMLVSDSLCGPFGFLFLYGLHGEGENLGELMESIWRFTSKMGENLKDCRVVITELGLGDPLVNHIPQTASMSCIDDVWYTKRLSLSSHSDESLMMKRQLGNVFVDPREF, from the exons ATGGAGAGCAAGTTCCTTATAAGAGAGTATGATGTAAATAGAGATGTTAAAGTGGTGGGGAAGCTTGAAAGGGACTGTGAGATCGGGAGTACTCAACAAGGGATCTCCATTTTCACCAACATGATGGGAGACCCTTTATCTAGGATTAAGTTCTACCCCCTTCATGTTATGTTG GTGGCTGAGCTGCTTGAAAATGGAGAGCTTGTTGGAGTAGTTGGAGGATGCATCAAGAGTGTGCAGACTACTCCAGCTTCTGGATCACTCTTGAAGATGGGTTGCATACTAGGCCTCAGAGTCTCTCCTACACAGAG GAGAAAAGGGGTTGCACTAAAACTTGTGAACTCAGTTGAAGAATGGATGCTGAGAAATGGGGCTGAGCACGCATTCCTAGCCACTGAAAAGAACAATGAAGCCTCAAAAAACCTATTTACCAACAAATGCAACTATCATCACCTCAGCTCACTTGTCATATTTGTCCATCCCATTAGTTTCCCTCCAAAGCATCACATTTCCAATAATGATATCAAAATAGAGAAGTTAAACATAGACCAGGCAATTTCCTTGTACAGAAGAATCATGAGGGCCAAAGAGTTGTATCCACTAGACATGGAAGTTATTTTGAAGGAGAAGCTCACCCTTGGAACTTGGGTGAGTTATTACAAAAATGAAGGCTGGCTCAACTTGGAAAGAAAGTTAGAAAGTGAAGAACGCATTGGCAATGAAATTACCAACAGCTCATGGATTGTGTTTAGCATATGGAACACTTGTGAAGCTTATAAGCTTCAACTCAAGTCTCAGCCACTTAGGTTTCTTTTAAATCATGCAAAGGACAAGATTTTCCCTTGTTTGAGAATGTTGGTGAGTGACTCACTTTGTGGGCCTTTTGGGTTTCTCTTCCTCTATGGACTCCATGGAGAGGGAGAGAACCTTGGGGAGCTTATGGAATCTATATGGAGGTTCACATCAAAAATGGGAGAAAATTTGAAGGATTGTAGAGTGGTTATCACTGAGTTAGGGTTAGGGGATCCACTTGTAAACCATATCCCTCAAACAGCTTCTATGTCGTGTATCGATGATGTGTGGTACACAAAAAGGCTTTCACTTTCAAGCCACAGTGATGAATCGCTGATGATGAAGAGACAACTCGGTAATGTGTTTGTTGACCCAAGAGAATTTTAG
- the LOC130711635 gene encoding uncharacterized protein LOC130711635 encodes MEHHRYTERDSAMDVDNHREEDQEKSEEEDPFLKFVDYARSELLSLEDDPTGDGSGAGGYGWSWIVSRILKTCVAYSSGVTPAILLSELSQAWSEQRRVGAPKKRLEVINQLKKDHRRTKLPNTVTIDSICEKNFLSLNSVLETIIIDAFVLPGTNIFMLTLGDYWSSNIIDLYLHRRYYDLAGMQNGVLKRGREIFLTGCYLRTATEGSGHPRLLPTEYLVIILDESQDDDAMLLAAQFCSDSFSSISLDEVNKGASYSLCARIESIESAEIQGSFGNLQRKQITLVDGDGVTLKFFLWGEQTLLANLFRVGCMLALDKPYVTSSEECGIETSEKFCLEYGSATQLYLVPYIQHEEQVCITLTPNRHQGSRPMSSYSPSQGLRFSQVSLPRDSQGAIDFSNYPFRSFVVDLRNKMTRICLYGVVTDIIKEDNIQETVFYLRITDTSGEIWAKLHFARFWSLGRVSLGHTVFISGLTCTMSKKQKRLEVSWFENSIGTSFINISCLPALINSSCLHKLSQLADISNQASYAQVCRVWLDPIEYYDVNTRFAHSLCGHFVNMIPDGTVKCNFCHIISDAEVVRTFHLKITLADKSAKVLAWCTGQTAMDLLQISPEEFNDLPEEEQLMYPSSLENERFMVALVNCKRDGLVTDELLLDDSTSWEITRASKCE; translated from the exons ATGGAGCATCACCGTTATACAGAGAGAGATTCTGCGATGGACGTAGATAATCACCGAgaagaagatcaagagaagtcggaggaggaggatccATTCCTCAAATTCGTGGACTACGCCAGATCCGAGCTACTGTCACTGGAAGATGATCCAACCGGAGACGGTTCTGGTGCCGGTGGATATGGTTGGAGCTGGATCGTGTCTCGTATTCTCAAAACTTGCGTTGCTTATTCAAGCGGCGTCACTCCTGCGATCTTGCTCTCTGAACTCTCTCAG GCATGGAGTGAGCAACGCAGGGTTGGTGCTCCGAAGAAGAGGCTCGAAGTAATTAACCAACTCAAGAAGGATCATCGGAGGACAAAGCTTCCAAACACTGTTACCATTGATTCTATATGCGAGAAAAATTTCTTGTCATTGAACAGTGTTCTGGAAACTATTATTATTGATGCATTTGTACTCCCAG GCACAAACATCTTCATGCTTACATTAGGGGATTATTGGAGTTCTAATATCATAGATCTCTATCTACACCGCAG ATACTATGACTTGGCAGGCATGCAGAATGGAGTTCTGAAGAGAGGGAGGGAGATTTTCCTTACTGGTTGCTACCTCCGAACTGCCACTGAAGGTTCTGGTCATCCACGTCTCTTGCCAACAGAGTATCTTGTGATTATTTTGGATGAG AGTCAGGATGATGATGCAATGCTGCTAGCCGCTCAGTTTTGTTCAGACTCCTTCTCTTCAATTTCTCTTGATGAAGTGAACAAGGGGGCTTCTTATTCACTTTGTGCGAG GATTGAAAGCATTGAATCTGCAGAAATTCAAGGGAGTTTTGGGAACTTACAAAGAAAACAGAttactcttgttgatggtgaTGGTGTCACTTTAAAGTTTTTCTTGTGGGGTGAGCAGACTCTCCTTGCCAATCTTTTCAG AGTGGGATGCATGCTTGCACTGGACAAACCATACGTTACAAGTTCTGAAGAGTGTGGTATTGAAACAAGTGAGAAATTTTGTCTTGAATATGGAAGTGCAACACAGTTATATTTGGTGCCTTATATTCAACATGAAGAACAG GTTTGCATAACGTTGACACCGAATCGCCATCAAGGTTCAAGGCCCATGAGTTCCTATAGTCCCAGTCAGGGTCTCAGGTTTTCTCAAGTGAGCTTGCCCCGTGATTCTCAAGGGGCCATTGATTTCAGTAATTACCCTTTTCGG TCATTTGTGGTCGACCTTCGCAACAAGATGACTAGGATCTGCCTCTATGGTGTAGTTACAGATATTATCAAAGAGGATAATATCCAAGAAACTGTTTTTTATTTAAGAATCACGGATACTAGCGGAGAAATTTGGGCAAAGCTTCATTTTGCCAGATTTTG GTCGTTGGGAAGAGTGAGTCTTGGACACACTGTATTCATATCTGGCTTGACATGTACCATGTCTAAGAAACAGAAGCG TTTGGAAGTATCATGGTTTGAGAATAGTATTGGGACTTCATTCATCAATATCAGCTGCTTACCAGCATTGATCAATTCATCTTGCCTTCACAAGCTATCGCAACTCGCTGATATTTCTAACCAGGCTAGCTATGCGCAG GTCTGTCGGGTCTGGCTTGATCCGATTGAGTATTATGATGTTAATACAAGATTTGCACATTCTCTCTGTGGCCACTTTGTCAACATGATTCCTGATGGAACTGTGAAATGCAACTTCTGTCATATAATTTCTGATGCAGAAGTAGTGCGGACTTTCCATTTGAAAATTACTCTTGCGGATAAGAGTGCGAAAGTTTTAGCATGGTGCACTGGTCAAACTGCTATGGATttgttgcagatatctcctgAGGAGTTCAATGACCTTCCGGAG